The following is a genomic window from Carassius auratus strain Wakin chromosome 15, ASM336829v1, whole genome shotgun sequence.
TCCCGTCTATGGCACATCCATAATGACCGGAAACAAAACATGTTGCAGGGTCGTTTGGAGAAAAGGAGACTGAACAGAAACATGCTACTTATGGCAATCCTGTGACCTGGCCTGACCTGGAAATCATCTGCATGGTGTGGTTGATTACTAAGTTATTGCAAACCTCCTGTTCATGTTAATGCTGCAattctgtatataattatttcttaGAAATTGCTCAATTTTAGGTCTTTGTGCATATCAGTATTTGTATCTTTAACAAACATACACACGCGtccacacacacatgctgcataTACGGCGCTGACGTCCGCCATGCTGTGAATAACATTAAGCAAGAATGTGGAATCCCTTTTTTGACATCATAGTATTGCTTTTTTGTGCTTTTGGAGTTTCTGAGATTGaggcaaaaacattgtttttttccgTTACGAGGAGTTTAAACTACAAGACTCTTTCTGGATATCAACTCCTCCTGAATTCTTGAGACTCAGACTCAAGACCACTTATGTTACATAAATCTAagttaatgtgtgtatatatatataaataaatatatacaatatatattaaaaggaATTTTACCTAAATCAAGTGTGATTAAACTCTCTGTACTTCCTGTTCCTTGTGCTCAGAAATTTGTTCCGATGATGATTTGTGAATCATCTTctgctttaaatgtttcttcTAGATTTTCTCTCAGTGTTTCCGTCTCAGGTTTTCGGCACATTGCGGTATACAAACCACTCAAGAAGAAAATTAGTGCAATAATAGAAAAATATGCCGCGTAGATGGTAAACTAGAAGAAAAGTAACACAAGAACAATGTTAGTGCATGTTCTGGGTCCAATACAAAATTAGCATATGTGTCGTGCTGATCATGACTATAAAAATTCTGAATTATATGGAGGGTGTCAGGTAACCTCACCTGTGTGACAATATCCACCCCAAGCCCGCCACTATCCACCACCACTGAAGTGATGATTGTCTGGAGGACCAGCGCACAGAAAGTGTTGGCTCCGAACACAAGGGCGTAACGCTCCAAGTTCAACCCAGCTGCTATCTGGAACCTATGAAACAAGGACATGGATGTACTCATGCATTTATTGACTAAATGGAGATATGATAGTAGTGTGTAGGTGtatttttctgctgctttattgAATGTCAGGAAATTGTGATTTCCGGGCCTGGAAaagtagtaattaataaaaatgtctgtactgtatttttctAGTTGTGCTTCATTCTAAAGGATTTTATTGGCTGAAGTCATTTAGTGCAAATttctttaactatttaaaatcttTAATCTGTAATGATTGGAAAAATGATGGGGGGGTGGGGATCTTGGGACCCTGTGaagaataacgctgtgaatgaaaatatgaaatattattagatgttaggaaatattgtaaatgtaatttccaGGCCTGGGAATGTGtagaaaattaaaattagaaatatatatatatatatatatatatatatatatatatatatatatatatatatatatatatatatatatatattgtaggcaacatttgaagtggatcagaaCCTTTAAAagatcaaagttgtcctaaaacaattaaaagaatccctgttcttgtcttaggacagctttgatgaacttttttgatccacttggATCTAATGAACCTGAAATTTGTCTGTCAGCATGACAGGACCAAAATCTTTACCATTGCACCAATTAAGGTGAAACGGCTAGGGGTCAGATAAGATAATGTACATTTCTCTTAAAGTTTATCATGCAATCGGTCCAAGATTCcatttaacttaattattaataaacataatctGTTTCTATTAAGTCTCATATTTTAAACAGAACATACATGGCAATGGTGATAAGCAGCATGTACAGGCTCTTAAAGATGATGTAGCCACAGTAGCAGACCCAGATGTTTCCGCTGAAGACCATAGCAAAGAGAGCGCCGCCCTCCAGGGCCGAGAGCACTCCCAGAGCCAACTCTCCCCAGCGAGACCAGTCTGCGGATGAAAAACCGATACCGTATGCCGCCCCCGCCCCTGTGGTGCATTGTTGTACAATAAGaaatacatttcacatttcaGTGGTGTAATTCATTGAACGCACAAGTCCCATTTCCATTCCTGTCAAAAATATATGGTGCTACCCTGACTAAAGTTTATAGCAGGCAGGCATATTTTCTAGAATCTAGACTCAACTAAGCTCACAATAAATAAGTGTCCCGTCTACTCACCAAACAGGTTTGAGAAGGCCTCCACTCCTCCATTGTAGACCGTGAAGTTACTCGACGGCTCCACATACTCCCACAGTGACTGGACGTAGTTCACCGTCTGGTTGTAGCCGCATGTAGACAGTGCCCACCACACTGACCAGATAAGCAGTGTACGTGAGGAGAAACACTGCAGGAAGTCCCTCCACAACCGGAGCAGAACATCACAGCAGCCACCACCTGGGATTTCATGAGATACATTCCATTTAGATTCAGctggttaatattttatttataacatctGTTGGTTgtgacattcatttttttttcaaccagaTATCCCAGTAAAACAAGAGACTTCTTCAATCATTTAGACATGTTAAACCCTGCACTTTTCTCATAATCGACTACAAGTTCACATTCAGATCTACATCCATCCAGTCAACATCCAGAAAGGATCTGTCACTAATTCCATTTCAATGCCGCTTAAATATCAAAGACAATTGGCATTTTAGCTATGGATTCACTTTGGGTTTTCCTGtgggttttatgttttaaattcttggatctttttgttttttatccactAGCAATCTTGCATTTGGCAACTTGTTAGAAACCACctttttaaatcacaaataagGCATAGCTTATGTATATTATGGCATAAATAAAACGTAAAAATATCTTGTGTTATTCACAGACCAAATTTCAGGCTTTTAACCAAAAACCCAGTCAAAAAAGACCTTGACTTTGGGACTATGGTGCCAGAAATGCTAAAATGctacttttactttattttagttGGTTTATGAATCGTTCCTGTAGCACTCATGTGATTTTACTAATATATCAGATTCGACTCATTAGTCCTACCTTTCTTGAAACTTTTTGCACTTGTATTATCACATTCAGTGGAAACTTCTGATATTTGCTGCTGCTGTTTGGCTCCATCCATCTCTACACCAACTTTTTGGCCATTGCTCTGAAGATCTTCCTCTATCCCAACATGCCCTTCACCATCAGTCTCTCCTCTAGCACTCCTCGTTTTGTGGAAGAACATACTTGTCTTGGGCATTGGGAGCAGAATGGAGCCGATCAAAGCAATACCAGTTAGAACCAGTGTAAAGACTAGAATGTTGTTATAAGACATCAGTTCCAAAGAGACTAGGATTTGGCCCAATACTGAACCAACGGTGTAGCCCAGCAGCTGGGCAGTCCGGCAGTATGAGGTGGCTTTCAGGTAATGCTTCAACTCCACCATGCTGTAGAGGTATGTGAAGTAAGCAACGTCACACGACGTCACCACTCCATATGTAAACTGCATGGCCTGCATCTCTAGGACCCCATTACACCAAAGCAACATCGCCGTAGTGGAGAACAGGGCTAAACACTGGAAGACCGCCACAGGTTTGTAACGTAGCCAATCAGTGAGGAGGAAGACAGGAACCAGCGTTGTCAGGTACGAGTACGTCCACACTGGGAATATCTGATTGGTTACCTTTGGGGGGGGGAATCAGTGATttaccaacaacaacaaactagATTTACTGCACAAACCTAAATCGATCACTATGTCACAACAGTTGAATAATACAAAAAGCCTAACCCTTGTTACACATGTTACATGTGTTTACaattatactgaaaataaattatgtagaattacatgcaagtaacccttaaacaaaccctaatcctatagccatacagtaaatgcatgtagttaattaatattactccgtacttatatgtaatgtataattacactgaaaTAGGCTTAAAAAGAAGTGTAACATATtaacatctaaataataatatacaaaatataattgaaaaaatacttttaataatttcagaaacTATGCAGACTAtgcagattaaatatatatatatatatatatatatatatatatatatatatatatataatttatgtccaCTGCATATTTCACTGCAGTAAAGATACTTCTACAAATCTAATTCAGTAGTAACTATACAGAGTAACTAATTTAATGTGTTCAAAAAACTGCATGCAGtctataattaattagttcagttactaaaaaacaaaaaaaaaatacatatcatatcatataattttgaaataataatataaaaataactaataatacaatatatgaaatattattaattatagttaattttacatttatagcaTGTCATGTAGCtgttactatttaaaatgtaatgtgccattaatagatttttaaatattctatCTACTGcatattttataacagtgtcataTTTTTATTGCACAAATCTAACTCACAACATCACAATAACTGACAGCCATAAAAGTTTATGATTTCTCTATATGAATTTGTAGAGAGTTAAAGGGATATCACAAActgtttttttaactgtttttgtaCAATTAAAGTCAGTGAGTTCAAACCACCAATAGACCCCACTGAattttatcattaaataaaaaatatttttgtattaaaattctacatgtttggaacaatatAAGCGTGAGCAAATGATTAAAAGAATTGTAATTTTGGGGtacactatccctttaaaatctgCTCAGATTATATTCTATCATGATGACTTTCTGAAACTAGATTTTGAAATCCAAAAACATTGTGTTAATAATTAAACTTCTTGAAAGGTCACTGTACCTGCTCAATGGTTAGGTTCTTGTCTGGTCCAGTTAGGAATGGGATGAGAAATGGTTCTAAAGGCTTTACTGTGCTGAAGAACCCATAGATGCATAACAGAGAAGTGGGATACTTCCAGTCCTTCATCCAACGCTTCAGAGTTTCCATCTTTGTAGATCCGGTGTTTCCTTAAATTGGAtccaaatacagtacatttatcaGACTGAACACCATAATAATATAACCTTTATGTTATTGTCAAAAGAGCACTACTTTTGCATGCACTGTTTACCTTTGCAGGTGTATGAGATCTGTTTTCATGAAAGTACTGCTCCTGTCTTGAGATAATCAGCACTCAGTCTGAGGGTGAGAGTCTCTGCTGTAAATGAGCAACCAGTGAGCAAAGTTCTGCTTAGATTATTCTGATCACACCTTAATTCTGAGCAATTATTCACTAGATAATCagactttatttattattctaataCAATGCATTGTtgatgttattaattaatttgtgtttaagATTAATTTATTTGACGAACTTTTACTTCAGTCGTGTCTTCACTCTTTATTAGTATAACTGTGGGAGTATTTCTTGTGATTTTCTTCTGGTTTTGGAGTAGGAGAGGttggaacatttatttaattttttttatttcgtttttatttgtattattattcccACTTtcgaacatttattttgaaatctcaCAGGCCTCTTCGgtcggacttttattttgaattccaACGTATTTCTGATGCTTCCTGTTTCAAACTGGTTTCTCGTGACAAATCCCATGACACTTTTGGTTTGTGGATAAAAACACCAGCAGGTTAGAAACATGCACACATTTGacttttattgctttattaatgCAGCTACAGTGCAAAATTTGTGTCAAAATACACGCGTCAAACAAAATTATCATAGCTTAACTAAAAAGTGTCAAAATAGGTAACGTTATGCTAATGTTACAACAATACGTAAGTACGTCGTGACCTAACTGTCAATTAGCTTTTATGGATATATACCAAGGTAGTGCTAAGATATTGCTTGAAGTGCCTTAGCTACTTGTGTAAATGCGATGAAAATAGTATAATTTATTGTAATGGTATACGTTAATGCCATGGTAAATTACTGTTCGTAAAACTTCTCAACTGATTTAAATGTATCTTCCAGGTGTGCAATCATGGCAAGCAACAAATTCCAGATCGTGGTACAGGGAGAGGCATCTGAGACGGACTCAGATGATGAAGTGTACATGACCTCTGCTCCTCCTGTCCAtgcttcatcatcctcatcatcaggGCTGAAGGTGGCAGGAGAGGCGTCCGAGACCGACAGCGAGGGCGAAGAGGACAGAGCTCGCAGACTGGCTTCAGAAAGCCATCAACAGATGCTCCGCAAAGATTTGCCTCCTCTCATCGTGATCAGAAACACACCTGCGTCTCCGTCCAGACAGGAGGACAAATCGTCGCCTGTGTCCAGACCTGATTCAGGTAGGTTTAACACACTACTCCAGCAGAAACTGCAGGAGAGCAATGCGCGATTGTGCACGGACGTCAATCAAAGCCTGAAACAGGTGTATCAGAACGCAGCACGGGACATAAGACAGGCCACTGCTCACCTCAACAACTCTCAGACAGGCATTATTAACGCGTCCCACAGCATCAGGCTCATACTGGAGGACCTGAAGTCAGTGTCTGAGAAGATCGACATCATTACCAGCTGTCATCTGCTGCCGGACATCACCATGCCAAACACACTGCCTGAACAATCCCAATCAAGTGCTTAGGAGCATGATGAGATGGCTGCATGCATGGTATATAAAACGACaaattctgtgaaatattattgctaaATATAGTCCTGCTGTTGGCCTGTTGAAGGCCCAATATTAGCAGCAGCTTGgacacatttttatgatttttttgtttgctaCATATCAACAGTATTTGACCAACATggtcattattatcatttaatatcAATTAATAACATGAAAATTTGATTGGAGTGATTAGTTGAATGCACTGGGGAAATAGAGACTTCTgtaggtgtaaaaaaaaaaaaaagtaaacttgtccaatgtgtaaaataaatttcctaatttattttctttttaacatacATGTTGAAATTTAGATTAATCTGTAAAATATAGTGTATATTGTCaccacttttgtttttattattataaaaaaaaaatcaatttacttAAGTAGTCCTGTGGTTAACAAATGTaatgattcatattttaataacaatatatatatatatatatatatatatatatatatatatatatatatatatatatatatatatatatatatatatataatgtttatattaaatacaggattttcatttttcacatttgGGTTGAAATATATCAATGTATAAAGAAAAGCATATTTTATTGGGAAACTAACTAGTCACCATTTCttgtcattttttcttttatcttttgcAGTTCACTTACACATTCTTGTTGTTCACGTAATATTATTTTGATatgtatttaaatcaaaatatatttagcatttttatacaTTAGGTTAATATGTAAACAAAGGAAGGTttcaactttaaaataatttttattattactatgaaaaagATACAATACTAAAAATGAAGGTTAAAAAACTGCATGTCGCAATTTAATATTaacgtatatatttatattaaatgtagcATGTCACATGGAAGGTCGGATATGACTTGCCAAATATGAATTTCTGCATCTGAAACATCTGCACCAAAAGCATCACTCATAAACTGGGTTTGTTTTAGAAACTTTAATGAAACGTACAGGTCTGTGAAGGGCCTTTTGGAAATGTATACAATTATAATGCGTGGAGAACATGAAAGCTTCATAGCATCACCTCGATCGGAATAAACACAAGTAGGAAATGCAACAGACACATATGCctagtgttaaaaataaaaatgtttgccaTTGAATCTGCTGCATAAACTTTGAAAACACTTGCAACTAAGTTTAAAAGGCACTATGAAGACAGATTTACTTTCTCCATTAATACATACGAAACAATCTCTGGTATACATACGGCTAAATGAAATCTAACCTGCATTTCTAAACCTGAATAAGGCACTGTCTGTGAGACTGGACCGGGCAAAACTATGTCTCTTCTTCTCATCTTTCCACTATACCATTCATTTCAGAATCAATCTTAATCTCTTTTTATAGGACACTGATGCTGCATCTTGATTAGAGTTGTGCAAATATGAAGCAATGATTCTTAAAGCGATGTGAATAAATCTTTGAGAAATGGTTTGATGGACAGTAATGATCACATCAATAGAGTCAAAAGTAGGTAATTTCCAGACGCTCCCTAAAGgcaatcactcacacacatgaACTCTCTCATGCTCCTGTGCATGGGTTTCTTTCACAGAGGCACACCAATGAAAGCGATGCGCAACAGATGTGCAAATACTTTGTCCTGTGCAGACAGACATTCAGCTTCATGTTAAAGctctcacacgcactcacacTGAAATAAAGTTATGAGATGTGATTAGTAGAGCTATTGcagcaacaaaaatatttaaaaaatgtatgttgcTATCTAAAGTGTAACACTGAGGCTCAAAGGAAATAGTAAAGGACTGATAGTGCAGTAATAATGCTACAAAGCTTCCAGGTAAACGACTAAACCAAACCaaattgatatgaaaaaaaaaaaccctgatacATTCAATATGAAATAAACAATGTACGAGAAAGACAAAAGGCACAGGGATTTAGAAAAGACTTTTCTCTCCATACAGAAGTCTCACATTCTGCTACTGATATCACAAAAAGGAAAACAGTAGTCTGTTCCAAAATACAGCTCTTCTCAGAAACAAagacaacttcctgtttcaaaatgTGAACTCAGTCCTCCAGTATTTCAGCTTATAGTATAAGTGAGATAATATTGCACGTTAACGTGATTTGTCAAGTCATGATGTCGTCGGATCGATCAGCCATGACTGCCCACCCACAATTCTTGATTTATTTGAACATGCCATTCAATTCCATTTTGATATTTAGAGTTGTATTCAGTGTCCTTCATTTAGTTATCAGTCAGAACAGTCTAAGAAGAAGCACACACAATTTTGGACACAATTATAAGAATTCAATATGCAAAAGTAATTGCTAATAACATGtcgcacaataaaaaataaacaaaaaattgttGAATTTAGGTATAATAATGATGTCCATATATATTGTGGGTGAGGTCTGATTGGTCAATTCAACTAAAGTCTGATTGGTCAGGTCATATAATGAGTGATGGCTCTCAAGGCATAGAGCAGCTCTGCCTGCATTCGAGCTTCCATTAGAAGCAAATTCACATGAACCTGGATAAAGGAAACAAAGAGAATATCTGTATATTTAGAGGGATTTTTGACTattaattataaatcataaatgcatttttaaaaactgattaaattagataaaatgtatttttgacatGGTAATGTGACTCACCTTCTCGGAGTGTCTGAACTGGTGCCAGTAGCTCTCGTACATGCGGCGCGTGGTTCTCTCTGGATAACACGTCACTGTTTTGATGTAAACCTTCAGATTGCGCTCCAACAACTGATTCACCTCACCATAGTCATAATCATCATACCTGCAGACACAGTGTGAATATTCATATTTCAATACTAGCAGGGAAAGACTGGAATTCAGTACTTCTGGTCATCTTGTGCTAGTACACTAGGGGGCGCTATGGGTGtacataaactgaaataaaataaacgcaATCTAAATAGAAATGAGAACCCCGAacgctaataaaaatgacaaaagtaaataacaaaattatttaaaaaaattatttaaataaaaaaacaagataaCTAACGTATGTAAAtgatagtatataaataacactatAGCACAAGGTGTTATACTGTATCCAATGTGCTTGACTTGACCTTTCATTTGCTGTGTGACAAAGAATTGTCCACCATGATTTTTAACACCctagcttttttgtttttatttaactgctaattatttttcattagcAGAGTTCCATCAGTGTGTCTGTGCTCGTAGCTGCTCATACCTAATTCCATACATACAGTGGACGTAGTTGAAGAGAGCCCTGCGCAGCATGCTGGTGTCCACCCCCTCGTGACTGGCCATGTTGTAATAGGTAAGATCACACGCCGTTCTGAACTTATCATCCAGCAGGTGACCGATGTCAGAGTACAACCGGTTCACCAGAGAGAAACCATGATCCTCCCATGTGTAGTCCTACAGAGTGAACAAGACACAATGACCAATCATTCATCATAAACAAAGTAATGTATGATGCTGTTGTATATTTGAGGGTGTTTCTCGTACTTGTGCTTTAAAAGTGGGTGGGTTGTCTTCTCCGTGTCGCGCAAAGTCTTGGTATCCAAATGACGGGTCATCTACAAACCGAGCCACGGGAGAAGGAGGCACTACTTCCTCATCAAACCCTGCATATGAACATACATGCACTTTAATACATGCACTGAAAATTAAAGATCACTAGATCTTTAGGAATGGTCTGAATAAGGCACGTCGACTGGTCATGCTTAGTTTGATGTCATTTATGAAAGATGGCaaataaagtttgatttgattCAGATTAAGAACAACATTTGGCTGAGTACACAatggcaaaattatcattttggTAATTTATCCCTTTGGTTCACGAAGTACCACAAGACCACAACCAAAAGTGAAGGAAAACTGGAAAAACTAAACCGTAATTGGACgagaaacagaagaaaacaaaaagaaagaaacagtcTAGTACTGTTttaactgaaatatatttaaagattttagcATGTAATGTTATTCTGGAAGAAAGGATGAAAAAGAGATGGCTAGGAAGAATCCGTGTTGTAATACCTGCAGCCACCACTAGAAgactctctttcttttctttttcaaagcGAGTGAACATCTCTTCCTCTGATGCATCATCATCTTCTCTCTCCTCCAACAATCGCTTCATTCTCTCCATCAGAGCTTCCAGCTCACTCTGATATACACACAAATGGAGTTAAAAATGATATACTACTtcgtaatatatttatatataaatatttaaatttatttgttgtttgaataacCATGGAAAGGAAATCATTACAATTATTAGGCCTAATATACAATGTCTTTATTAAATTGTGATCGCGTTAAACACTGTTTCATTCCGTCGTAATGAAACCTTTTCATAAAAAGTCTCCAAAAGCATCCCCACctcgttttttttgtgtgtgtgtttatatatatatataaaaccagatacaaaaccagccttaaatgatttatagatcagctgaataaataagctttccattgatgtatggttcattaggattggacaatatttgtccaaaatacaactatttgaaaatctggaatctgagggtgaaaaaaaaacattcaaaatattgagaaaatcgcctttaaatttgtccaaatgaattcttagcaatgcattttactaaccaaaaattaagttttgatatatttacagtaggaaatctacaaaatattttcatggaacttgatctttacttaatgtcctactaacttttggcataaaaaaagttaattctggcccatacaatgtttttttggctattgctataaaaaaaaccagtgacttaagactggtttgaAATGAAATGCAATCTGAACATGTTTTCTTgatctaaaaatacaaaaacaacacatGGACGTGTTATAATGTTTTCCTACCCCAGTGTCAGGGTTACGCAGGGGGTTCCCGTTGGCTTGGTTGCTGTTTGTAAGGTGGCAGGTGCATAAACCTTCCATGGCTGGAGGGCAAAGGTCATCCGTGACCCCGTTGACCTCTGTGACCTCAGGGTCAGGGTTGACACCGCTACCAAACACAAAACTAGCCAAGGCATGGAAATGTGCCAACAGTACGACAGCATGAACCAGCTCTGCCAGAGACCAGCTGTGTTCTCCCGTCTTCACCAGAGCCTGAGAAAAACACAGAGTAAACTCATTAATGTCTAATAGAAAggatttaaaacaattataataaacaatacaACACTGATGAAGacataatgtatatgtattcaccTACATAGGGTTATATAATGCTAGATGGCTTCCATAACACGCTATTATTTCTACAGTAAATGTGGAGCATGCATTTTTCAACATATATTTCCAGTAACATCTTATTTGACtaagaatttaaatgttttaacacaAAACTGGATTGAAAATGCACTGCTTTTATTTACATGATGATACTCTTTGCACGTTCTGAATTAAACACAATGACAGCAAATGTGGTGCACTACTGTTTGAAATACTTTTTTGCTTGCATAAAGCTACAACAATTCTGCgtatactagggctgcacgatattggaataaaaatgactttgaggtatttttctgcaatatctataaaaatacagaaatgtttaCCAGATGACTTGAATAGCAGTGTttggaaatgtacaaaatgaaactaataatttatatgataataatttaaaatattgattatttatttattgggggGGTTGGGGGTTAAAAAATGCGTTTACACTTGGGTTTCTTGTTTTACAAGAACTGtctcaagttttaaaaaaaatagttttaaaaatatctcTACACCGAAGGGCACAttactgcagttttttttttaccatttatataACATAGTATGactctaaaataataatttgtgagcAGTGCAGTGAGATAGAATTAAATCACAATCTGCACAATTTGACAATCACACTAAACCCTAAAAGAATGATTTAATTTTGATA
Proteins encoded in this region:
- the slc19a3a gene encoding thiamine transporter 1 — translated: METLKRWMKDWKYPTSLLCIYGFFSTVKPLEPFLIPFLTGPDKNLTIEQVTNQIFPVWTYSYLTTLVPVFLLTDWLRYKPVAVFQCLALFSTTAMLLWCNGVLEMQAMQFTYGVVTSCDVAYFTYLYSMVELKHYLKATSYCRTAQLLGYTVGSVLGQILVSLELMSYNNILVFTLVLTGIALIGSILLPMPKTSMFFHKTRSARGETDGEGHVGIEEDLQSNGQKVGVEMDGAKQQQQISEVSTECDNTSAKSFKKGGGCCDVLLRLWRDFLQCFSSRTLLIWSVWWALSTCGYNQTVNYVQSLWEYVEPSSNFTVYNGGVEAFSNLFGAGAAYGIGFSSADWSRWGELALGVLSALEGGALFAMVFSGNIWVCYCGYIIFKSLYMLLITIAMFQIAAGLNLERYALVFGANTFCALVLQTIITSVVVDSGGLGVDIVTQFTIYAAYFSIIALIFFLSGLYTAMCRKPETETLRENLEETFKAEDDSQIIIGTNF
- the LOC113114972 gene encoding sestrin-3-like, with the protein product MNGTADICHHCRNMIREKEKGIKMSRHISTGPSSFIPENEIIEAMPLNDFLDEELSGRMYNLTQVMGLHPHYLQAFLHCHYYLLRMDGPLPHHYRHYIAIMAAARHQCSTLVCQHVQEFEQFNVCSDWLRGLEFCPQRLRNLNEINKILAHRPWLITKEHIQALVKTGEHSWSLAELVHAVVLLAHFHALASFVFGSGVNPDPEVTEVNGVTDDLCPPAMEGLCTCHLTNSNQANGNPLRNPDTGSELEALMERMKRLLEEREDDDASEEEMFTRFEKEKKESLLVVAAGFDEEVVPPSPVARFVDDPSFGYQDFARHGEDNPPTFKAQDYTWEDHGFSLVNRLYSDIGHLLDDKFRTACDLTYYNMASHEGVDTSMLRRALFNYVHCMYGIRYDDYDYGEVNQLLERNLKVYIKTVTCYPERTTRRMYESYWHQFRHSEKVHVNLLLMEARMQAELLYALRAITHYMT
- the LOC113114971 gene encoding biogenesis of lysosome-related organelles complex 1 subunit 3; translated protein: MASNKFQIVVQGEASETDSDDEVYMTSAPPVHASSSSSSGLKVAGEASETDSEGEEDRARRLASESHQQMLRKDLPPLIVIRNTPASPSRQEDKSSPVSRPDSGRFNTLLQQKLQESNARLCTDVNQSLKQVYQNAARDIRQATAHLNNSQTGIINASHSIRLILEDLKSVSEKIDIITSCHLLPDITMPNTLPEQSQSSA